The following proteins are encoded in a genomic region of Elstera cyanobacteriorum:
- a CDS encoding ABC transporter substrate-binding protein, translating to MRRFAAFVAPTLTALLFSVSASAVEISLSCGAVGAELTHCQAGADAWAKATGHTVKIVSTPNSATERLALYQQILASGSSDIDVFQIDVIWPGILVNYMIDLTPYAKQETLQHFVSIVANNTVNNKLVAMPWFTDAGLLYYRKDLLEKYGTKVPTTWADLASVAEKIQAGERKAGNDKMWGFVFQGKAYEGLTCNALEWVDSFGGGTFMDDAGKITVNNPHAIEALKTVAGWVGSITPEGVLGYAEEEARGIWQSGNAVFMRNWPYAWALGQAADSPIKNKIGVAALPKGGANGKYSGALGGWQLSVSKFSKNQAVAADLVMYLTSDAEQKRRALVGGYNPTRPALYQDKEILAANPFFDSLYETFTNAAARPAKATGAKYNRVSNEIWNATHAVLSKKETAEKAVPALEAALVRAMR from the coding sequence ATGCGTCGTTTCGCAGCTTTCGTAGCGCCCACGTTAACGGCGCTTCTGTTTTCCGTCAGTGCGTCGGCGGTCGAGATTTCACTCTCGTGTGGGGCCGTTGGGGCTGAATTAACCCATTGCCAAGCCGGGGCCGACGCGTGGGCAAAGGCCACCGGACACACGGTCAAAATTGTCTCGACCCCCAATTCCGCGACCGAACGGTTAGCCCTCTATCAACAGATCCTGGCGAGCGGCAGCAGTGATATTGATGTATTCCAAATCGATGTGATTTGGCCGGGGATTCTGGTGAATTATATGATTGATTTGACGCCCTATGCGAAGCAAGAGACGCTTCAGCATTTTGTGTCGATCGTTGCTAATAATACGGTCAATAATAAACTAGTCGCGATGCCGTGGTTTACGGATGCTGGGCTTTTATATTATCGGAAAGATCTGTTAGAAAAATATGGAACGAAAGTACCAACCACTTGGGCCGACCTTGCAAGCGTTGCCGAGAAAATCCAGGCAGGTGAGCGTAAGGCTGGCAACGACAAAATGTGGGGCTTCGTCTTTCAAGGGAAAGCCTATGAAGGATTGACCTGCAATGCGCTTGAATGGGTCGATTCGTTCGGCGGCGGCACCTTCATGGATGATGCGGGTAAAATCACCGTCAATAACCCGCACGCCATCGAAGCGCTGAAAACGGTAGCAGGATGGGTTGGCTCCATCACCCCAGAAGGCGTGCTTGGCTATGCCGAAGAGGAGGCCCGAGGTATTTGGCAATCGGGCAATGCCGTTTTTATGCGGAATTGGCCCTATGCTTGGGCACTGGGGCAGGCCGCAGATAGTCCGATCAAGAATAAGATCGGCGTCGCCGCGCTTCCGAAAGGCGGGGCCAATGGCAAATATTCAGGCGCGCTCGGGGGATGGCAGTTATCAGTCTCTAAATTTTCGAAAAATCAGGCTGTAGCGGCTGATTTGGTCATGTATTTGACCAGTGATGCCGAACAGAAGCGCCGTGCCCTGGTAGGTGGGTATAATCCAACCCGTCCTGCCCTGTATCAGGATAAGGAAATCCTAGCGGCGAACCCCTTCTTCGACTCGCTCTACGAAACCTTCACCAATGCGGCCGCCCGACCGGCAAAGGCGACAGGGGCGAAATATAACCGCGTCTCCAACGAAATCTGGAATGCAACGCACGCGGTTCTGTCGAAGAAGGAAACGGCAGAGAAAGCCGTCCCGGCTTTGGAAGCCGCCTTAGTGCGCGCGATGCGCTGA
- a CDS encoding carbohydrate ABC transporter permease, with protein sequence MAGLSRRKARAAWIFLAPMLITLAAIAGWPLLRTFWFSLTDASMADLSAWKFIGFDNYLMKDQYGWGGLLVDPDWWRAVYNTLVFTILSVTLETIFGLLVALVLHQRFFGRSFIRAAILVPWAIPTIVSAKIWAWMLHDQFGILNSMMLSLGLITQPIAWAASPDTALAAIVLVDVWKTTPFMALLCLAALQMLPTDCYEAARLDGIPAWRLFFKVTLPLIRPALMVAVIFRALDALRVFDVIYVLTSNTRDTMSMSVFARQHLVEFQSVGYGSAASTALFMVIALLTALYLTLGRVKLAADPN encoded by the coding sequence ATGGCTGGGCTTTCACGCCGCAAAGCGCGGGCTGCTTGGATCTTCCTTGCACCAATGCTGATCACGCTCGCCGCCATCGCCGGATGGCCGCTGCTGCGCACGTTCTGGTTTAGCCTAACGGATGCTTCGATGGCCGATTTATCGGCCTGGAAGTTCATCGGCTTCGACAATTATCTGATGAAAGATCAATATGGTTGGGGTGGGTTGTTGGTCGATCCCGACTGGTGGCGCGCGGTCTATAATACGCTGGTTTTTACGATCTTATCGGTCACGCTAGAGACGATTTTTGGCCTGTTGGTCGCTCTCGTCCTCCATCAGCGTTTCTTTGGTCGTAGCTTTATCCGTGCCGCTATTCTTGTGCCTTGGGCCATTCCAACGATTGTTTCGGCGAAAATCTGGGCGTGGATGCTGCATGACCAATTCGGCATTCTGAATTCGATGATGCTCAGCCTTGGGCTGATTACTCAGCCGATTGCCTGGGCGGCATCGCCGGATACGGCCCTAGCCGCAATCGTTCTGGTGGATGTCTGGAAGACCACGCCCTTTATGGCCCTTCTGTGTCTAGCTGCGCTGCAAATGCTTCCAACCGATTGTTACGAGGCGGCCCGACTGGACGGTATTCCGGCCTGGAGGCTGTTCTTTAAGGTAACACTTCCTCTGATTCGACCCGCCTTGATGGTGGCGGTTATCTTTCGGGCGCTCGATGCTTTGCGTGTCTTCGACGTCATCTACGTGCTGACCTCTAATACGCGGGATACCATGTCGATGTCGGTCTTCGCCCGACAGCATCTCGTGGAATTTCAAAGCGTTGGGTATGGCTCAGCGGCGTCAACGGCGCTGTTCATGGTTATTGCGCTGTTGACCGCGCTCTATCTGACGCTTGGGCGGGTCAAGCTCGCCGCTGACCCGAACTGA
- a CDS encoding carbohydrate ABC transporter permease codes for MGFQRSKSGKIFRRIAFAGAVLAIAVIALFPFYYAILTSFKTGSALFQVSYWIGDITLINYQSIFREQPFGLQILNSLLVATVVVGLSLLLGVTAAFAFGRVRFRGRGLLLVTVLAVSMFPQVSILSGMFELVRALGLYNRLPSLILSNLVLTLPFTVWVFTTFMRELPKELEEAAYVDGATPWTVVRRVFLPLMGPALVTTGLLAFIASWNEFLFALTFTLSSETRTVPVAIALISGATALELPWGGIMAASVVVTVPLILLVFIFQRRIVSGLTAGAIKG; via the coding sequence ATGGGATTCCAACGGTCTAAATCGGGCAAAATCTTTCGGCGGATCGCTTTCGCAGGCGCGGTCCTGGCTATCGCCGTAATCGCCCTCTTTCCGTTTTACTATGCGATTCTGACTTCTTTTAAAACAGGCTCAGCGCTGTTTCAGGTTAGCTATTGGATCGGGGATATAACTCTTATCAATTATCAGTCGATTTTCCGCGAACAGCCGTTTGGCCTCCAGATTTTAAATTCGCTGCTCGTCGCGACCGTCGTGGTCGGCCTATCGCTGCTTCTCGGCGTGACAGCGGCCTTTGCTTTCGGTCGGGTGCGATTTCGAGGGCGCGGTCTGTTGCTGGTGACGGTGCTTGCGGTCTCAATGTTCCCGCAGGTGTCTATCTTGTCGGGCATGTTCGAGCTGGTGCGCGCTTTGGGTTTATACAACCGCCTTCCCTCGCTCATCCTCTCGAACCTTGTCTTGACGCTGCCGTTCACGGTCTGGGTATTCACCACCTTCATGCGGGAGTTGCCCAAGGAGTTGGAAGAAGCCGCCTATGTGGACGGGGCGACTCCCTGGACCGTCGTCCGGCGTGTTTTTCTGCCCTTGATGGGACCGGCCTTAGTAACGACGGGGCTGCTCGCCTTCATCGCCTCTTGGAACGAGTTTCTCTTCGCGCTCACCTTCACGCTGTCCAGCGAAACCCGAACGGTTCCGGTAGCGATTGCCCTGATCTCTGGGGCAACCGCGCTGGAACTGCCTTGGGGGGGCATTATGGCGGCATCGGTGGTTGTGACGGTCCCGCTGATCCTTCTCGTGTTTATTTTCCAACGACGCATCGTCTCGGGCCTGACGGCCGGGGCGATCAAAGGATAG